The sequence below is a genomic window from Ovis aries strain OAR_USU_Benz2616 breed Rambouillet chromosome 19, ARS-UI_Ramb_v3.0, whole genome shotgun sequence.
TGAGGGAAGAGTAAAAAACATTGACTAGATGGCCAGATGGACAAGCACACCCAACCATCCGTGCCTGGAATAAAAACTAACCATACTGTGTCCATAAAAACTGTGCTGATGGGGAAAACACACAGTGCCTGGGGTGTGGACCACTTCTTCCCAGGGCACACCTGCTGACCCGCTGCTTCTCTTTGTTTCCACTTAGAGTACACCAGCAGTAACCCCGACTTGCTGCTGGTCATCTTCCAAGTGACAGGCGTCAGCCTCCTGCCACCGCTGGGCATCGCCACCGCAGTCATCGTCATTTTCTACTGCTACCGCACCCACCGGCAGCAGAAGCTGAGCCCAGCCTGGGACTCGGGCAAGCCGCGCAAGCTGATGGAGTTCAGCGAGCACCTGGCCATCATCCTGGAGGACGACCGCTCTGACATCAGCTCCACCTGCGCCAACAATATCAACCACAACACGGAGCTGCTGCCCATCGAGCTGGACACCCTGGTGGGCAAGGGGCGCTTCGCCGAGGTCTACAAGGCCAAGCTGAGGCAGAACACGTCTGAGCAGTTTGAGACCGTGGCCGTCAAGATCTTCCCCTACGAGGAGTATGCCTCCTGGAAGACGGAGAAGGACATCTTCTCGGACATCAACCTCAAGCACGAGAACATCCTGCAGTTCCTAACGGCCGAGGAGCGCAAGACGGAGCTGGGCAAGCAGTACTGGCTCATCACTGCCTTCCACGCCAAGGGCAACCTGCAGGAGTACCTGACGCGCCACGTCATCAGCTGGGAGGACCTGCGCCGGCTAGGCGGCTCACTGGCCCGCGGCATCGCGCACCTGCACAGCGACCACACGCTGTGCGGCCGGCCCAAGATGCCCATCGTGCACAGGGACCTCAAGAGCTCCAACATCCTGGTCAAGGGCGACCTCACCTGCTGCCTCTGCGACTTCGGGCTCTCTCTGCGGCTGGACCCCACCCTGTCGGTAGATGACCTGGCCAACAGTGGGCAGGTAGGGTGGCCCTGCCCCTTGCTGCTGGCCCCTCCCGCTCAGGCTCCATCCGCCCTGCACTCTGACCTCATCCAGGGGATCCACTCAGCCCAGGAAGTGCCCTGCTCTCCTGCCAGGTTGCCTCCGACAGCCAGCACCACTTCTCTCCCTGGCTCTCGGACCCTTCCCAATCCAGGACAGCCATTTTCTCCTTGAGTCAATCCTCATTTCTTGTCCatttagactttttttctttgcttcaagCACTGCTAGTATCTCTTTTTCCTTAGGGCAGTACTCAGCCTCTTTCTGCTCTGTACTTTTGGTCCttacattactttttttttaaaaccattttaaaaggCAGTCTCCTTGAAGTTCAAATCCACATACTTTTGGTCACATCCAACACAAGGCCTTGAACAGGCAAAGAGACCAATAAGTATCTatagagtgagtgagtgactggGTGAAGGGAGAGTTCTTTTGAAACATCTCACAGATGAAAATGGAAACCTTTGTTGGCTAAGGAGCTCTTAGAAACTGACTAACGTTACCattgggcgtcccaggtggcagtagtggtaaagaacccacctgtcaatgcaggagacatgagagactcgggttcagtccctgggtcatgaagatcccctgaaggaggaagtggtcacccactccagtattcttgcctagagaatcccatggacagaggagcctggcaggctacaggccatggggttgcaagagtcagacacgactgaagcgacttagcacgcacacacacagcattgCTGTCATCCTTTATAAAAGATGGGCCCCGTGTTTCACACACCCGAAGCTTGGCTGTGACTGAGAGTGACGTCTTGGGAGCACCGTCACCTCCTCTGACCAGGCTGAGGGTTGTGCTTTTGGAGCACCTTGTCACTGCTCAGGCAGCCCTCCAGGGGTGCACATCCAGTGAGGAGATAAGCACGTTGAAATTCGGACAAATCAATGTGCCAGGGTGACCAATCGTGAAAtaacttattaaaaagaaaattttcttctcaTGCATGACAATAAAAAGCATTATGTTGGAGTAATATTATCAACTCTCTTGACATTCCCCTGGATCCTTGGGAAGGACTTCACTGTTATTTAGTCAGTCTATACAAGCTGCATTATCACTCACTCAAATGattttttccttagaaatatttttttcttttttcctacgtATCACAGTGTTTTCATACTGTCAGATAAAATCACACAGCATGCctatcaaaattataaaatgaccAGATTTGAGCTTGTAATGGAAATACTTTCATACAGTTCCACTTAGCAGAGCTTTTATGTAATTACCTGACATCTTCGGCACACTAGAACCTGCCGTGGGGTGAACAAAGAAGATTAATGCAACCCTCAGGGGACAAAAAGAATCCTGGCAATTACTATTTTCACCTCGTATCTTGCAGTTTCAAGAATGAAAAGATACTTAATTTGGAAAAACACTGGAAGTATCAGTCACCAGTGCGGCCTCAGGTTTTCTGCAAGGATGTTACGGCACACGTGGTATAATGATCTTGTGTCCTGAGCCTAGACACAGCAGCTCTGggctttgccatttccttattttgGCATTTGTTCTTTATATTCTTTCAAGGTTTTTCAGGGAGAGacaacctattttttaaaaaattacataagcTCTGCCCTTCTATGCAGGTCTCATTATCTTAAAAATCATCATGCTTTTTAAAGATCAACTAACTGCTCCTGTAGGGGCCAAGAGTCAGCCGTATTTTGAAAGCAGACCTGCAGCTGGAGTTGGATGATGGGCCTCTGTGTGTGTTCTTCTTTAGGTGGGAACGGCGAGATACATGGCTCCAGAGGTCCTCGAGTCCAGGATGAATCTGGAGAATGTCGAGTCCTTCAAGCAGACGGATGTCTACTCCATGGCCCTGGTGCTCTGGGAGATGACGTCTCGCTGCAACGCCGTGGGAGGTAGGCGTGGACCACCATCCTGGTGCACCTTCAAATGATGTTGTGCTCATTGCTTCAGCACGAGTTCAGGGATACAGAAGAGCTGTTTGAGATCTGGTAGGACACAGATATTCCAGCATGATGTGGAGTCACTTAATTGTGCTAAAAAGCCTTGGTTCTGTAGCTGAAAGCCAGGTTCGGAGCATAAAGCATTTTGTCTCCTTTCCTGAAGTATATAATTACTTTTCCCTGGACTTATCTCTCCACTGGTATCTACAGATCTAGCAAGAGAGGAACACTAATAATATTTGTAAGAATTCATTTCTGCTTATCAAATGAGAACCATGATTCAGAATATtacctgatttttttcttgtattttaaggtttttcagaattaaaaggtccagaaaatagattttacttaaaatttacttttatggACTTAACTTTCCTTTGCTGGAGAAAACAAGCAGAATGGCTTGATGGATTTGTTTAGGTTTTGAAAAATCTAGAGAAGAGAGGTTATTGAGGAATGCAGCATTCTTCAGGGGTACCGGGGAGGTCATGTTTTAGAGGGCATTGTCCCCTTATCTtcctggagatgggcatggctGATGTCCACATCACTTCATCCTTTTCTGAGCCTCCTCTCAGTGGTTACTGTCAGGATCTGAGGTCTCACCTTAGAAGTTTACATATCCTAACTTGCTCCTGGTCGGATGCTAAGTCAAGTCAAGCTAACTCCAATTTTATGTTTAACCCTTTGTTTCATAATAATTGTAGACTCACAGAATCATTGCGTGAGGAGTATAGGGAGTTCCCATATGCTCTTCACCCAGCTTCCCTTCCTGTTAACATCTTACCTAAGCCA
It includes:
- the TGFBR2 gene encoding TGF-beta receptor type-2 isoform X2, whose product is MGRGLLGGLWPLHVVLWTRIASTIPPHVPKSVNSDLVVTDHSGAVKLSQLCKFCDVRSSTCDNQKSCWSNCSITAICEKPEEVCVAVWRKNDENITLETVCHDPKIAYHGFVLDDAASPKCIMKERKGSGETFFMCSCSAEECNDHIIFSEEYTSSNPDLLLVIFQVTGVSLLPPLGIATAVIVIFYCYRTHRQQKLSPAWDSGKPRKLMEFSEHLAIILEDDRSDISSTCANNINHNTELLPIELDTLVGKGRFAEVYKAKLRQNTSEQFETVAVKIFPYEEYASWKTEKDIFSDINLKHENILQFLTAEERKTELGKQYWLITAFHAKGNLQEYLTRHVISWEDLRRLGGSLARGIAHLHSDHTLCGRPKMPIVHRDLKSSNILVKGDLTCCLCDFGLSLRLDPTLSVDDLANSGQVGTARYMAPEVLESRMNLENVESFKQTDVYSMALVLWEMTSRCNAVGALTAPE
- the TGFBR2 gene encoding TGF-beta receptor type-2 isoform X1, whose amino-acid sequence is MGRGLLGGLWPLHVVLWTRIASTIPPHVPKSVNSDLVVTDHSGAVKLSQLCKFCDVRSSTCDNQKSCWSNCSITAICEKPEEVCVAVWRKNDENITLETVCHDPKIAYHGFVLDDAASPKCIMKERKGSGETFFMCSCSAEECNDHIIFSEEYTSSNPDLLLVIFQVTGVSLLPPLGIATAVIVIFYCYRTHRQQKLSPAWDSGKPRKLMEFSEHLAIILEDDRSDISSTCANNINHNTELLPIELDTLVGKGRFAEVYKAKLRQNTSEQFETVAVKIFPYEEYASWKTEKDIFSDINLKHENILQFLTAEERKTELGKQYWLITAFHAKGNLQEYLTRHVISWEDLRRLGGSLARGIAHLHSDHTLCGRPKMPIVHRDLKSSNILVKGDLTCCLCDFGLSLRLDPTLSVDDLANSGQVGTARYMAPEVLESRMNLENVESFKQTDVYSMALVLWEMTSRCNAVGEVKDYEPPFGSKVREHPCVESMKDSVLRDRGRPEIPSSWLNHQGIQTVCETLAECWDHDPEARLTAQCVAERFSELEHLDRLSGRSSSEEKIPEDGSLNTTK